A window of the Streptomyces griseochromogenes genome harbors these coding sequences:
- a CDS encoding CobW family GTP-binding protein → MGNSRTPQQIPVVVLAGFLGSGKTTLLNHLLHRSGGSRIGAIVNDFGAIEIDAMAVAGALGDSTVSLGNGCLCCAVDASELDLYLDRLAAPGAGIDVIVIEASGLAEPQELVRMVLASEHPGIVYGGLVEVVDAAEFDDTRARHPEIDRHLALADLVVVNKLDRAPDADRVLGLVGSLTDRAAVVPAAYGRIDPEFLFDCRPSEERIGQLSFDDLHEHGDDDHHGHMHTGYDSLSFTSDVPMEPRRLMRFLDSRPEGLYRIKGYVDFGPHDAGNRYAVHAVGRFLRFCPEPWAVADARLTQLVLIGSGIETDALGKELEGCKNDAPHADERGMWGVLRYVQGSEEEPDAAAYEV, encoded by the coding sequence TTGGGCAACAGCCGCACCCCGCAGCAGATCCCCGTCGTCGTACTCGCCGGATTCCTCGGATCCGGGAAGACCACGCTCCTCAACCACCTCCTGCACCGCAGCGGAGGCAGCCGCATCGGAGCGATCGTCAATGACTTCGGGGCCATCGAGATCGACGCGATGGCCGTCGCCGGAGCCCTCGGCGACTCGACCGTCTCGCTCGGCAACGGCTGTCTGTGCTGTGCCGTCGACGCGAGCGAACTCGACCTCTACCTGGACCGGCTCGCCGCGCCCGGCGCGGGCATCGACGTCATCGTCATCGAGGCCAGTGGGCTCGCCGAGCCGCAGGAACTCGTGCGGATGGTCCTTGCCAGCGAGCACCCCGGCATCGTCTACGGCGGTCTCGTGGAGGTCGTCGACGCCGCCGAGTTCGACGACACCCGGGCCCGGCACCCCGAGATCGACCGGCACCTCGCCCTCGCCGACCTCGTCGTGGTCAACAAGCTCGACCGCGCGCCGGACGCCGACCGCGTCCTCGGTCTCGTCGGCTCGCTCACCGACCGCGCCGCCGTCGTGCCCGCCGCCTACGGCCGCATCGACCCGGAATTCCTCTTCGACTGCAGGCCGAGCGAGGAGCGCATCGGGCAGCTGTCCTTCGACGACCTGCACGAACACGGCGACGACGACCACCACGGCCACATGCACACCGGCTACGACAGCCTGTCCTTCACGTCCGACGTCCCGATGGAGCCCCGTCGGCTGATGCGGTTCCTGGACAGCCGTCCGGAGGGGCTGTACCGGATCAAGGGATACGTCGACTTCGGGCCGCACGACGCGGGCAACCGGTACGCCGTGCATGCCGTAGGGCGTTTCCTGCGCTTCTGTCCCGAGCCCTGGGCCGTCGCCGACGCCCGCCTCACCCAGCTCGTCCTGATCGGCTCCGGTATCGAGACGGACGCCCTCGGCAAGGAGCTGGAGGGGTGCAAGAACGACGCCCCACACGCCGACGAGCGGGGCATGTGGGGCGTCCTGCGGTACGTACAGGGCTCCGAGGAGGAACCCGACGCAGCGGCCTACGAGGTCTAG
- a CDS encoding sucrase ferredoxin has protein sequence MSRCATVSRSLDEPVPGTAATATTWLLLEQPGPWGAKALTSSHLDPVLGRALEAAAEGTGVRIALIRRPGRHADLGTPAPRHVYAAHTVPGNVWLHSATTRDPRRLLGLDFAALGAGDHRSFAAALGGRPHTGDPLALVCTNGKRDRCCALLGRPLAAELAASGVRGVWEVTHLGGHRFSPTVLVLPYGYAYGRAEAHTIKAALHGVQEGRVVVEGCRGCSAWERPGQAAELAVRSTADEYAAAALSVVRTEGRAPRWEVTVAHADGRRWRVTVAQGASLPPRQESCDAAVLGAPARMDVLAVRELRTTALAS, from the coding sequence GTGAGTAGGTGCGCGACCGTCTCCCGGAGCCTTGACGAGCCCGTTCCCGGAACGGCCGCCACGGCGACGACGTGGCTGCTGCTGGAACAGCCCGGTCCCTGGGGTGCCAAGGCGCTCACTTCGAGCCATCTCGACCCGGTGCTGGGCCGTGCCCTGGAAGCCGCCGCCGAGGGAACGGGCGTCCGTATCGCGCTCATCCGGCGCCCCGGCCGCCACGCCGACCTCGGCACGCCGGCGCCCCGGCATGTGTACGCGGCTCACACGGTTCCCGGAAACGTGTGGCTGCACAGCGCCACCACCCGCGATCCGCGCCGGCTGCTCGGCCTCGACTTCGCCGCTCTCGGTGCGGGCGACCACCGTTCCTTCGCCGCGGCGCTCGGCGGCCGGCCGCACACGGGCGACCCGCTCGCGCTCGTGTGCACCAACGGCAAGCGCGACCGGTGCTGTGCCCTTCTGGGCCGACCGCTCGCCGCCGAGCTGGCCGCGTCCGGTGTGCGGGGCGTCTGGGAGGTCACCCATCTGGGTGGTCATCGCTTCTCGCCGACGGTGCTCGTCCTGCCGTACGGCTACGCGTACGGCCGGGCGGAGGCGCACACCATCAAGGCGGCCCTGCACGGGGTCCAGGAGGGGCGCGTGGTGGTCGAGGGGTGCCGGGGGTGCTCCGCCTGGGAACGGCCCGGCCAGGCGGCCGAGCTGGCCGTGCGCTCGACGGCGGACGAGTACGCGGCGGCCGCGCTGAGCGTCGTACGGACCGAGGGCAGGGCACCTCGCTGGGAGGTCACCGTCGCCCACGCCGACGGCCGCCGCTGGCGGGTCACGGTGGCGCAGGGCGCGTCCTTGCCGCCGCGCCAGGAGAGCTGCGACGCGGCCGTGCTGGGCGCGCCGGCACGCATGGACGTGCTGGCGGTCCGCGAACTGCGGACGACGGCGCTGGCGAGCTGA
- a CDS encoding citrate synthase/methylcitrate synthase, with protein MSINRAASVVDVPRGLAGVVVTDTEVGDVRGLEGFYHYRQYSAVELAHTRGFEDVWHLLVHGALPDAERRAAFTAETAALRRLPEEVRSALPALAKAGRDSGPLTGMRTALSLLGAAKGFRPVYDMDADQRRADTVAACAAVPTLLTALYRLGRGLGPVEPREDLSYAANYLYMLTGEEPEPRRARAVEQYLISTIDHGFNASTFTARVIASTGADVAACLVGAVGALSGPLHGGAPSRALDTLDTIGTPDRIDSWIRERVLAGDRIMGFGHAVYRTEDPRSRMLREIAQGFGGPRVDFAVEVERHVEAILAELKPGRELHTNVEFYAGVVMELCGLPREMFTPTFAAARVVGWSANILEQAADSKIIRPVARYVGPEPEPAVPTRP; from the coding sequence ATGTCCATCAACAGGGCCGCATCCGTCGTCGACGTACCTCGGGGCCTCGCGGGGGTCGTCGTCACCGACACCGAGGTCGGAGACGTCCGGGGGCTCGAGGGCTTCTACCACTACCGCCAGTACTCGGCCGTCGAACTCGCGCACACCCGCGGCTTCGAGGACGTCTGGCATCTCCTCGTCCACGGCGCACTCCCGGACGCGGAGCGTCGGGCCGCCTTCACCGCCGAGACCGCGGCGCTGCGCCGGCTGCCCGAGGAGGTCCGGTCCGCCCTTCCCGCCCTCGCGAAGGCGGGCCGTGACTCCGGCCCCCTCACCGGAATGCGCACCGCGCTGTCGCTGCTGGGCGCGGCGAAGGGGTTCCGGCCGGTGTACGACATGGACGCCGACCAGCGCCGTGCGGACACCGTCGCCGCATGTGCGGCCGTACCGACGCTGCTCACGGCGCTGTACCGGCTGGGGCGGGGACTCGGCCCCGTGGAGCCGCGCGAGGACCTGTCGTACGCGGCCAACTACCTCTACATGCTCACCGGCGAGGAACCGGAGCCGCGGCGGGCCAGGGCGGTCGAGCAATACCTGATCTCAACCATTGATCACGGATTCAATGCATCAACCTTCACCGCGCGGGTCATCGCGTCCACGGGCGCCGACGTGGCCGCCTGTCTCGTCGGGGCCGTGGGCGCGCTGTCCGGACCCCTGCACGGCGGGGCGCCCAGCCGTGCCCTCGACACGCTGGACACGATAGGAACGCCGGACCGGATCGACTCCTGGATCCGGGAACGGGTGCTCGCGGGTGACCGCATCATGGGTTTCGGGCACGCCGTCTACCGCACGGAGGACCCCCGTTCACGGATGCTGCGCGAGATCGCGCAGGGCTTCGGGGGCCCGCGCGTCGACTTCGCCGTCGAGGTCGAGCGGCACGTCGAGGCGATCCTGGCCGAGCTGAAGCCCGGCCGTGAGCTGCACACGAACGTCGAGTTCTACGCGGGTGTGGTCATGGAGCTGTGCGGCCTGCCCCGGGAGATGTTCACCCCCACCTTCGCGGCGGCCCGCGTGGTCGGCTGGAGCGCCAACATCCTGGAACAGGCGGCGGATTCGAAGATCATCCGCCCGGTCGCGCGGTATGTGGGACCGGAGCCGGAGCCGGCGGTGCCGACTCGGCCATGA
- a CDS encoding DNA gyrase/topoisomerase IV subunit A has translation MARRSTKTPPPDDSYEEKILDIDVVDEMRGSYLEYAYSVIYSRALPDARDGLKPVHRRIVYQMNEMGVRPDRGYVKCARVVGEVMGKLHPHGDASIYDALVRMAQPFSMRVPLVDGHGNFGSLGNDDPPAAMRYTECRMAEATSLMTESIDEDTVDFTPNYDGQEQEPVALPSAFPNLLVNGSSGIAVGMATNMPPHNLREVIAAARHLIRHPNADLDALMKHVPGPDLPTGGRVVGLDGIRDAYATGRGTFKMRATVSIETVTARRKGLVVTELPFTVGPEKVIAKIKDMVNAKKIQGIADVKDLTDREHGLRLVIEIKNGFVPEAILEQLYKLTPMEESFGINNVALVDGQPLTLGLKELLEVYLDHRFDVVRRRSEFRRGKRRDRLHLVEGLLTALIDIDEVIRLIRSSENSAQAKQRLMERFSLSEVQTQYILDTPLRRLTKYDRIELEAEKDRLIQEIEELTRILESDTELRKLVSAELAAVAKQFGTDRRTVLLESAGAPVAAVPLQVADDPCRVLLSSTGLLARTAGDEPFPEDADAHRTKHDVIVSAVPATTRGEIGAVTSAGRLLRVNVVDLPQLPRTATLPNLSGGAPLAEFVSLEDDETVVCLTTLDESSPGLALGTEQGVVKRVVPDYPSNKDELEVITLKEGDRIVGAMELRTGEEDLVFITDDAQLLRFQASIVRPQGRPAGGMAGIKVAEGAKVISFTAVDPAADAVVFTVAGSRGTLDDSVQTTAKLTPFDQYPRKGRATGGVRCQRFLKGEDCLSLAWAGPVPARAAQKNGTPAELPDADPRRDGSGTSLAKTVSVVAGPVF, from the coding sequence ATGGCCCGCCGCAGCACGAAGACCCCGCCGCCCGACGACTCGTACGAGGAGAAGATCCTCGACATCGACGTCGTGGACGAGATGCGTGGCTCCTACCTTGAGTACGCGTACTCGGTCATCTACTCGCGCGCCCTGCCGGACGCCCGCGACGGTCTCAAGCCGGTGCACCGCCGGATCGTGTACCAGATGAACGAGATGGGCGTGCGCCCCGACCGCGGCTATGTGAAGTGCGCGCGCGTCGTCGGCGAGGTCATGGGCAAGCTGCACCCGCACGGCGACGCGTCGATCTACGACGCCCTGGTGCGCATGGCCCAGCCGTTCTCGATGCGCGTCCCGCTGGTCGACGGCCACGGCAACTTCGGCTCGCTGGGCAACGACGACCCGCCGGCCGCCATGCGGTACACCGAGTGCCGGATGGCCGAGGCGACCAGCCTGATGACCGAGTCGATCGACGAGGACACGGTCGACTTCACGCCCAACTACGACGGCCAGGAGCAGGAGCCGGTGGCGCTGCCCTCCGCCTTCCCGAACCTGCTGGTGAACGGCTCCTCGGGCATCGCGGTCGGCATGGCGACGAACATGCCGCCGCACAACCTGCGCGAGGTCATCGCCGCCGCCCGCCACCTGATCAGACACCCGAACGCGGACCTGGACGCGCTGATGAAGCACGTCCCGGGCCCCGACCTGCCCACCGGCGGCCGGGTCGTCGGCCTGGACGGCATCCGCGACGCGTACGCGACCGGCCGCGGCACCTTCAAGATGCGCGCGACGGTCTCGATCGAGACCGTGACCGCCCGCCGCAAGGGCCTGGTCGTCACCGAACTGCCCTTCACGGTCGGTCCGGAGAAGGTGATCGCCAAGATCAAGGACATGGTCAACGCGAAGAAGATCCAGGGCATCGCCGATGTCAAGGACCTCACCGACCGTGAGCACGGCCTGCGTCTGGTCATCGAGATCAAGAACGGCTTCGTGCCGGAGGCGATCCTGGAGCAGCTGTACAAGCTGACCCCGATGGAGGAGTCCTTCGGCATCAACAACGTGGCCCTGGTGGACGGCCAGCCGCTCACCCTGGGCCTGAAGGAGCTGCTGGAGGTCTACCTCGACCACCGCTTCGACGTGGTGCGGCGCCGCAGCGAGTTCCGCCGCGGCAAGCGCCGGGACCGGCTGCACCTGGTCGAGGGCCTGCTGACCGCGCTGATCGACATCGACGAGGTCATCCGGCTGATCCGGTCCAGCGAGAACTCCGCGCAGGCCAAGCAGCGCTTGATGGAGCGGTTCTCGCTGAGCGAGGTCCAGACGCAGTACATCCTCGACACGCCGCTGCGCCGACTCACCAAGTACGACCGCATCGAGCTGGAGGCGGAGAAGGACCGGCTCATCCAGGAGATCGAGGAGCTGACCCGGATCCTGGAGTCGGACACGGAGCTGCGCAAGCTCGTCTCGGCCGAACTGGCCGCCGTGGCCAAGCAGTTCGGCACCGACCGGCGCACGGTCCTGCTGGAGTCGGCCGGTGCCCCGGTCGCCGCCGTGCCGCTCCAGGTCGCCGACGACCCGTGCCGGGTGCTGCTGTCCTCGACGGGCCTGCTTGCTCGCACGGCGGGCGACGAGCCGTTCCCGGAGGACGCCGACGCGCATCGCACCAAGCACGACGTGATCGTCTCCGCGGTCCCGGCGACCACGCGCGGCGAGATCGGCGCGGTGACCTCGGCGGGCCGTCTGCTGCGGGTCAACGTGGTCGATCTGCCGCAGCTGCCTCGGACGGCGACCCTGCCGAACCTCTCCGGAGGGGCTCCGCTGGCGGAGTTCGTCTCCCTGGAGGACGACGAGACGGTGGTGTGCCTGACCACGCTGGACGAGTCGTCCCCGGGTCTGGCGCTCGGAACCGAGCAGGGTGTCGTCAAGCGTGTGGTGCCCGACTATCCGTCCAACAAGGACGAGTTGGAGGTCATCACGCTCAAGGAGGGCGACCGGATCGTCGGCGCGATGGAGCTGCGCACCGGCGAGGAGGACCTGGTGTTCATCACGGACGACGCGCAGCTGCTGCGCTTCCAGGCCTCCATCGTGCGTCCGCAGGGCCGCCCGGCGGGCGGTATGGCGGGCATCAAGGTCGCCGAGGGCGCGAAGGTCATCTCGTTCACGGCGGTCGACCCGGCGGCCGACGCGGTGGTCTTCACGGTGGCGGGCTCGCGCGGCACGCTGGACGACTCCGTGCAGACGACGGCCAAGCTGACCCCGTTCGACCAGTACCCGCGCAAGGGACGGGCCACCGGCGGCGTGCGCTGCCAGCGGTTCCTCAAGGGCGAGGACTGCCTGTCGCTGGCCTGGGCGGGCCCGGTCCCGGCCCGGGCGGCGCAGAAGAACGGCACCCCGGCCGAGCTGCCCGACGCGGACCCGCGCCGGGACGGCTCGGGCACGTCGCTGGCGAAGACGGTGTCGGTGGTCGCGGGACCGGTGTTCTAG
- a CDS encoding M23 family metallopeptidase produces MAFMCATGKHRKPGRAKRTTAQAAGIAALTSTGVVGTLAATPALAADDSAEQTGLTPVIAVSDTLAHQIDEQASAQKEAAEQKAAEEAAAKEAAAKVRKDREARARAAREAERKRLNAFVAPIANSYVSTGYKASSSLWSSGSHTGIDFHAASGTTVHAVGSGTVVSTGWGGAYGNQIVIRMADGMYTQYGHLSSIGVTVGQKVTPGQQIGLSGATGNVTGPHLHFEARTTPEYGSDVDPVAYLRGHGVNV; encoded by the coding sequence ATGGCGTTCATGTGCGCCACCGGGAAGCATCGCAAGCCCGGCCGGGCCAAGCGCACCACCGCTCAGGCGGCCGGTATCGCGGCCCTCACCAGTACCGGTGTCGTCGGCACCCTCGCGGCCACCCCGGCGCTCGCCGCGGACGACTCCGCCGAGCAGACCGGCCTCACCCCGGTCATCGCCGTGAGCGACACGCTCGCCCACCAGATCGACGAGCAGGCCTCCGCGCAGAAGGAGGCCGCCGAGCAGAAGGCGGCCGAGGAAGCCGCGGCCAAGGAGGCCGCCGCAAAGGTCAGGAAGGACCGCGAGGCGCGGGCGCGCGCCGCCCGCGAGGCCGAGCGCAAGCGCCTGAACGCCTTCGTCGCCCCGATCGCGAACTCGTACGTCTCCACCGGCTACAAGGCCAGCAGCTCCCTGTGGTCCTCCGGCTCCCACACCGGCATCGACTTCCACGCGGCCAGCGGCACGACCGTTCACGCGGTCGGCTCCGGCACCGTCGTCTCCACCGGCTGGGGCGGGGCGTACGGCAACCAGATAGTGATCCGGATGGCGGACGGCATGTACACCCAGTACGGCCATCTGTCGTCCATCGGTGTCACCGTGGGCCAGAAGGTCACCCCGGGCCAGCAGATCGGCCTGTCCGGCGCGACCGGCAACGTCACCGGACCGCATCTGCACTTCGAGGCCCGTACGACCCCCGAGTACGGCTCGGACGTCGACCCCGTCGCCTACCTCCGTGGGCACGGCGTGAACGTCTGA
- a CDS encoding citrate synthase, whose translation MRDHEPAPGRPGRRLTTKETAEALGVKPETVYAYVSRRLLSSRREPGGRASTFDAKEVEALARRNRREAAAVPGSGGDLSVRTRITLIDKDRYYFRGVDATELATRHSYEEVAEWLWTGRLTPGVTLTAPEATVEVARHAVNALPEHTSPTDRLRVAAIAAAAEDPLRFDLSEEAVLSTARVLIPTLVAALPPARLTHKDGGPLSHRLWARLTGRPADEASLRVLDTALALLADHDLAASTLAVRVAASARAHAYAAVSAGLGVLEGPLHGASSGLAHRLLLDVLDQGTAVPVIADELRAGRRIPGLGHRLYVGEDPRARVLFGLLEQVPRAEPALLAARDIVATTARHTPLHANVDLALAVFTASCGMPATAGETIFAVARTAGWIAHALEEYGERPMRMRPIGQYVGPRPPQPLPE comes from the coding sequence ATGCGCGATCACGAACCCGCTCCTGGCCGCCCCGGGCGAAGGCTGACCACCAAGGAGACCGCCGAGGCGCTCGGCGTGAAGCCGGAGACCGTGTACGCCTACGTGAGCCGCCGCCTGCTCAGCAGCAGGCGTGAACCCGGCGGCCGCGCCAGCACCTTCGACGCGAAGGAAGTCGAGGCCCTCGCCCGGCGCAACCGGCGCGAGGCCGCGGCGGTCCCGGGCTCCGGCGGCGACCTGTCCGTCCGGACCCGGATCACCCTGATCGACAAGGACCGGTACTACTTCCGGGGCGTGGACGCCACGGAGCTGGCCACCCGCCACTCCTACGAGGAGGTCGCCGAGTGGCTGTGGACGGGCCGCCTGACGCCGGGCGTGACCCTCACCGCGCCGGAGGCCACCGTCGAGGTCGCCCGCCACGCCGTGAACGCCCTGCCCGAGCACACCTCCCCCACCGACCGGCTGCGGGTGGCGGCGATCGCCGCGGCGGCCGAGGACCCGCTGCGCTTCGACCTGTCCGAGGAGGCCGTGCTGAGCACGGCACGGGTTCTCATCCCGACTCTCGTCGCCGCGCTGCCGCCCGCCCGCCTCACCCACAAGGACGGCGGCCCGCTGTCCCACCGTCTGTGGGCCCGGCTGACCGGCCGCCCCGCCGACGAGGCCTCGCTGCGCGTCCTGGACACCGCCCTCGCCCTGCTCGCCGATCACGACCTGGCCGCCTCCACGCTCGCCGTCCGGGTCGCCGCCTCGGCCCGCGCACACGCCTACGCGGCCGTCTCTGCCGGGCTCGGCGTCCTGGAGGGCCCGCTGCACGGCGCCTCCAGCGGCCTGGCCCACCGGCTGCTGCTCGACGTGCTCGACCAGGGGACCGCGGTTCCGGTGATCGCGGACGAGCTGCGCGCGGGCCGCCGTATCCCCGGACTCGGCCACCGGCTCTACGTCGGCGAGGACCCGCGCGCGCGGGTGCTGTTCGGCCTCCTGGAGCAGGTACCGCGCGCGGAGCCCGCCCTGCTGGCGGCACGCGACATCGTCGCCACGACCGCCCGTCACACCCCTCTGCACGCCAACGTCGACCTGGCACTGGCTGTGTTCACCGCCTCCTGCGGCATGCCCGCCACAGCCGGCGAGACGATCTTCGCCGTGGCCCGGACGGCGGGGTGGATCGCCCACGCCTTGGAGGAGTACGGCGAGCGCCCGATGCGGATGCGCCCCATCGGCCAGTACGTCGGTCCGCGGCCTCCGCAACCCCTCCCGGAGTAG
- a CDS encoding M16 family metallopeptidase codes for MPMGHTTTAEAGSGGLTATEHRLANGLRVVLSEDHLTPVAAVCLWYDVGSRHEVKGRTGLAHLFEHLMFQGSAQVEGNGHFELIQGAGGSLNGTTSFERTNYFETMPAHQLELALWLEADRMGSLLAALDDESMENQRDVVKNERRQRYDNVPYGTSFEKLTALVYPEGHPYHHTPIGSMADLDAATLEDARTFFRTYYAPNNAVLSVVGDIDPVQTLAWIEKYFGSIQSHDGKPEPRDGTLPETVGEQLREVVVEEVPARALMAAYRLPHDGTRAADAADLALTVLGGGESSRLYNRLVRRDRTAVAAGFGLLRLSGAPSLGWLDVKTSGDVEVPVIEAAIDEELARFAEEGPTPEEMERAQAQLEREWLDRLGTVAGRADELCRYAVLFGDPQLALTAVQRVLAVTAEEVQEVAKARLRPDNRAVLVYEPKSPETVQDADVPEDPEHEATVEAGNDNEETAK; via the coding sequence ATGCCCATGGGTCACACGACCACAGCCGAGGCAGGCTCCGGGGGCCTGACAGCGACCGAGCACCGCCTGGCCAACGGTCTGCGCGTGGTGCTCTCCGAGGACCACCTGACCCCGGTGGCGGCGGTCTGCCTCTGGTACGACGTCGGTTCCCGCCACGAAGTCAAGGGGCGTACCGGCCTGGCTCACCTTTTCGAGCACTTGATGTTCCAGGGCTCGGCCCAGGTCGAGGGCAACGGTCACTTCGAGCTGATCCAGGGCGCCGGCGGCTCGCTCAACGGCACCACCAGCTTCGAGCGCACCAACTACTTCGAGACCATGCCCGCCCACCAGCTGGAGCTGGCCCTGTGGCTGGAGGCCGACCGCATGGGGTCGCTGCTGGCCGCCCTGGACGACGAGTCCATGGAGAACCAGCGGGACGTCGTCAAGAACGAGCGCCGCCAGCGCTACGACAACGTGCCCTACGGCACCTCCTTCGAGAAGCTGACCGCCCTCGTCTACCCCGAGGGGCACCCCTACCACCACACGCCGATCGGCTCGATGGCGGACCTGGACGCGGCCACCCTGGAAGACGCGCGCACGTTCTTCCGCACCTACTACGCGCCCAACAACGCGGTGCTCTCCGTCGTCGGAGACATCGACCCCGTGCAGACCCTCGCCTGGATCGAGAAGTACTTCGGGTCGATCCAGTCGCACGACGGCAAGCCCGAGCCCCGCGACGGCACCCTGCCCGAGACCGTCGGCGAGCAGCTGCGTGAGGTCGTCGTCGAGGAGGTCCCGGCGCGTGCCCTGATGGCCGCCTACCGGCTCCCGCACGACGGCACGCGCGCGGCGGACGCGGCCGACCTGGCCCTCACCGTCCTCGGCGGCGGCGAGTCCTCCCGCCTGTACAACCGGCTCGTGCGCCGCGACCGTACGGCCGTCGCGGCCGGCTTCGGCCTGCTGCGCCTGTCCGGCGCGCCCTCGCTCGGCTGGCTGGACGTGAAGACCTCCGGTGACGTCGAGGTGCCGGTGATCGAGGCCGCGATCGACGAGGAGCTGGCCCGGTTCGCCGAGGAGGGCCCCACGCCCGAGGAAATGGAGCGCGCCCAGGCCCAGTTGGAGCGCGAGTGGCTGGACCGGCTCGGCACGGTCGCCGGCCGCGCCGACGAACTGTGCCGGTACGCCGTCCTGTTCGGCGACCCGCAGCTGGCCCTCACCGCCGTACAGCGCGTCCTGGCGGTGACCGCCGAGGAGGTCCAGGAGGTCGCCAAGGCCCGCCTGCGCCCCGACAACCGCGCGGTCCTCGTCTACGAGCCGAAGTCCCCGGAGACCGTCCAGGACGCCGACGTCCCCGAGGACCCGGAGCACGAGGCGACCGTAGAGGCCGGCAACGACAACGAGGAGACGGCCAAGTGA
- a CDS encoding M16 family metallopeptidase — MSELATMDFHPQPQPGEAKPWAFPAPERGTLDNGLTVLRCHRPGQQVVAVEVMLDAPLDAEPGGMDGVATIMARAFSEGTDKHSAEEFAAELERAGATLDAHADHPGVRISLEVPVSRLAKGLGLLADALRAPAFAESEVERLVRNRLDEIPHELANPSRRAAMELSKELFPATSRMSRPRQGTEDTVEKIDAAAVRAFYDRHVRPATATVVVVGDLTGTDLDELLADSLGAWTGTPGQPRPVPPVTADDTGRVVIVDRPGAVQTQLLIGRIGPDRHDRVWPAQVLGTYCLGGTLTSRLDRVLREEKGYTYGVRAFGQVLRSASEGTGAAMLAISGSVDTTNTGPALQDLWTVLRTLAADGLTDAERDVAVQNLVGVAPLKYETAAAVAGTLADQVEQHLPDDFQATLYQQLAATGTVEATAAVINAFPVDRLVTVLVGDAEQIKAPVEALGIGEVSVVAAE, encoded by the coding sequence GTGAGCGAGCTCGCCACCATGGACTTCCACCCCCAGCCGCAGCCCGGCGAGGCCAAGCCCTGGGCGTTCCCGGCCCCCGAGCGCGGCACCCTGGACAACGGGCTGACCGTTCTGCGCTGCCACCGCCCCGGCCAGCAGGTCGTCGCCGTCGAGGTGATGCTGGACGCGCCTTTGGACGCCGAGCCGGGAGGTATGGACGGCGTCGCGACGATCATGGCGCGGGCCTTCTCCGAGGGCACCGACAAGCACTCCGCGGAGGAGTTCGCCGCCGAGCTGGAGCGGGCCGGTGCCACGCTCGACGCGCACGCCGACCACCCCGGCGTCCGTATCAGCCTGGAGGTCCCGGTCTCCCGCCTGGCCAAGGGTCTCGGCCTGCTCGCCGACGCGCTGCGCGCGCCCGCGTTCGCCGAGAGCGAGGTCGAGCGGCTGGTCCGCAACCGCCTGGACGAGATCCCGCACGAGCTGGCCAACCCCTCCCGCCGGGCCGCCATGGAACTCTCCAAGGAGCTGTTCCCGGCGACCTCGCGCATGTCGCGCCCGCGCCAGGGCACCGAGGACACGGTCGAGAAGATCGACGCGGCGGCCGTACGCGCCTTCTACGACCGCCATGTGCGGCCCGCCACGGCCACCGTGGTGGTGGTCGGCGACCTCACCGGCACCGACCTGGACGAGCTCCTCGCCGACTCCCTGGGCGCCTGGACCGGCACCCCGGGCCAGCCGCGGCCCGTGCCACCGGTGACGGCCGACGACACCGGCCGCGTCGTCATCGTCGACCGGCCCGGCGCCGTCCAGACGCAGCTGCTCATCGGCCGGATCGGCCCCGACCGGCACGACCGGGTGTGGCCCGCCCAGGTGCTCGGCACGTACTGCCTCGGCGGCACCCTCACCTCCCGCCTGGACCGCGTCCTGCGCGAGGAGAAGGGCTACACCTACGGCGTGCGCGCCTTCGGGCAGGTCCTCCGCTCAGCCTCGGAGGGCACGGGCGCCGCGATGCTCGCCATCAGCGGCTCCGTCGACACCACGAACACCGGTCCCGCGCTCCAGGACCTGTGGACGGTGCTGCGCACCCTCGCGGCCGACGGCCTGACCGACGCCGAGCGCGACGTCGCCGTGCAGAACCTCGTCGGGGTGGCGCCGCTGAAGTACGAGACCGCCGCGGCCGTCGCCGGCACCCTGGCGGACCAGGTCGAGCAGCACCTGCCCGACGACTTCCAGGCGACGCTGTATCAGCAGCTCGCCGCCACCGGCACCGTGGAGGCCACCGCGGCGGTCATCAACGCCTTCCCGGTGGACCGCCTGGTGACCGTCCTCGTCGGTGACGCGGAGCAGATCAAGGCGCCGGTGGAGGCGCTCGGCATCGGCGAAGTCAGCGTCGTGGCGGCCGAGTAG